The Colias croceus chromosome 6, ilColCroc2.1 genome contains the following window.
CTGGCAGGATGGAGTGATTTTTGGAGGGGACTAGTTAGGAGCGATGGAAATGAACGGCAGTCCATTTGTTGTAGCGTTTGTGCCAAATACGAGTTTCCTGATGTTGGTAAGTAGCACGTCTACCTTCGGAATCTACGCTCTGTGTAACGCAAATATACGCAATAATAGCGACATCCTCTCCCAGAAGATGTACTCTCGGGTTAAGGATAGTAGTGTTAGTTTTAATATTCGTGGGAGTGTtatcaataaagaatttatggAATTCAACACCCTCTATTAAGTTACCAAGTGAATCTGGATCAAACGAAGTCACGTGTGGATCACAGAGTTTGGAGTATGTATCGTAGTCCCCGTTATTTATAGCATCTAAAAGTATTTCTGTGGCTTTGATTACTTCCGCACGGCGCATTGAAGCATTGCTGTCACCGCGAGCTTTTCCAAATGAATCAGCTTTTGTTAGACCATCCTCATCTTGTTCTTTGGATATAACAGTGCATGCCCTATCAACACCTTTTTTATCTTTGTCCAGATCATCATCTTCTAGGGTAGTGCTGCTGTCAGTTGATTCTTTTACTTGTGATCCATCTCCCTTCTTGTTCACCATGGATTTTCCCGAGAAATTACGAGTTGCAAGCATAGTTGTTAATATTGCCCCCTTAAGTTTGCGACGGGCGTTGAACTTCTTCAAGCAGTCCACAGTTTCTTGCCTGTGCATAACTGATGCAACACGCTCACGGTGGCAGATCCATGGGTGCTTTAGGGCTTCCGAAGCAGTAATTCTCTTGCTTGGGTTAACAGTCAACATTTGGTTGATAAGACTTTTAGCTTCGGGCGTTACTGTGTCCCATTCTGGTGACGGATAATCATAAGCACCAGCCTTGATTTGTCCATATAATCGGTGTTGATCTTCATCCCAAAATGGAGGATATCCAACAAGCAAGATGTACAAGATAACTCCACAAGCCCATATATCCACTGGTTTACCGTATGGTTCTTTTTTAAGAACTTCTGGAGATAGATATCCCGGAGTACCTGCGAAGCCGAACCATGCCTGCTGATCGCCTTGTACTTCAATAGCCAATCCGAAATCAGCTAATTTTACAGCAGCACCTTTTGCCTTACTAGCCAATAACAGGTTTTCAGGTTTTAAATCCCGGTGTACTACACCATTATGGTGGCAATGATGTACAGATTCTAATATCTGCTGAATGCAGTGAGAGGCATCAGCTTCTGAATAAAATTCTCGTGCTACAATATCTTCAAACAATTCTCCTCCGGTCACAAGATCAAATACGAGGTAATGGAAATGTTCTTCTTGAATAGAGTCATGAAGCCTTACGATGTTAGGATGTTGAAGTTTTCGACAAATTCGTGCCTCTCTTTCCAATTTCTGGAAATCTCTCGCAGACAGCTTTTTAGTGTTGATAATTTTGGCTGCAAATTCATGTCCTGTGGATTTTTGAACAGCTCGACGTACGATAGAAAAAGCACCTTTGCCTAATTCTTCTTTCAGTTCATAATTGTCCGAAAACCGAGTGCTAACGTTTTCGCGATTTGGATTGGCCATTTTTGCTAATATACTTTACCTGCTTTTAATAATCActaataattatcttgagcACACACTTCGCGTTTCACTGGTAACTGTAACAAAAACAATCAATAcgttaaattacattttgcgattgaaataataataaagtgtaaaataggtatttataaattacaacaacttctgaatagaataaaattcCTGAACTTTATAGTATTAAATCAGTGTTACAGTTTAAATTGACGAAACTGAAATATTTTGGCCGTCTAGTAGATCTTCatgataggtaggtaggtaattgaattttttatcattacttaatataagaaattcatttattaaagttttaccACATATTCCACATTTTAACATCACTAcctatttttcaattcaaatAACGCGATGAAACATGCTACTAAACCATTTTTTGTAAGAATTCCTCTGGGTCTTGTAATCATAATCAGTAAAATTATGCGGTGCTGACACTATCATTGATTTAGTCACACATATGAACAAGATTGCAAACCcgaaattaaaatacactGATGCCTAGGCAAAAGTTATCACGATCACAAACATAGACTTCTAATATTAACACTACGACACTGGGATGACATTTCGTTAGCGCAAAATAATCGATACACCATTGTCTCAACACATTCACCAAAATTCCGAGGACGTATTTCCATATTAAcgcgttttattttataggtttaaacatgtaaatcCAATATCTTCTACCATTCTATaaacacaattattaatatttaaaaatcatagAAATAGTATGATCAGTGCGCAACTTTAAACGATATTCTTAGCAATAGTAACTCGTACGAGCTCCcgaagtatttttaataatgagaACAAAGTCTACCGATATATATTTGAGGAATTTGTTTACGATATATTCGtttattggtaaaattatttacctattatGTGCCCattttacacaatattaaCGTAGTGGAGATAGAAAACTAAGGGCCTAGCCCTACACCACACTCTCCTTCTGCTCCGGACACGAGCTTCGGGGTCAAACTCATAGACATTATGAGTTGCCAGAGCGATGATCCTTGAAAACGATTTTAACTATAATTCGTTTAAAAGTGATTTCGCgtctgaaaaaatatttgtaggtTCGGTATTCAAAAGtgaagttataaaaaaatcttgctAGCGACAACAGATGCCTAAAACAAGCGTATTTACGTTTTTAACATCTGAATTTTTACGTATGTTCACACTGAGAAGTCAACCTAAAATCGATACAGTAGCGCAGCAGCAGAGAGAATACGGACTCGATAGTAATGCCATCTTGTGGGCtctttttatatgaatattattagtattaataGTCAATTAGCTTGTGTAATGTTATCTCTGTCTATCCTTTTGTTTTCTTCGCAAATTGTCTAATAAGTACTATAAT
Protein-coding sequences here:
- the LOC123692342 gene encoding calcium/calmodulin-dependent protein kinase type II alpha chain codes for the protein MANPNRENVSTRFSDNYELKEELGKGAFSIVRRAVQKSTGHEFAAKIINTKKLSARDFQKLEREARICRKLQHPNIVRLHDSIQEEHFHYLVFDLVTGGELFEDIVAREFYSEADASHCIQQILESVHHCHHNGVVHRDLKPENLLLASKAKGAAVKLADFGLAIEVQGDQQAWFGFAGTPGYLSPEVLKKEPYGKPVDIWACGVILYILLVGYPPFWDEDQHRLYGQIKAGAYDYPSPEWDTVTPEAKSLINQMLTVNPSKRITASEALKHPWICHRERVASVMHRQETVDCLKKFNARRKLKGAILTTMLATRNFSGKSMVNKKGDGSQVKESTDSSTTLEDDDLDKDKKGVDRACTVISKEQDEDGLTKADSFGKARGDSNASMRRAEVIKATEILLDAINNGDYDTYSKLCDPHVTSFDPDSLGNLIEGVEFHKFFIDNTPTNIKTNTTILNPRVHLLGEDVAIIAYICVTQSVDSEGRRATYQHQETRIWHKRYNKWTAVHFHRS